A single window of Haloferax marinisediminis DNA harbors:
- a CDS encoding metal-dependent hydrolase: MWPWEHVAVGYILVSLWARVTNRRLDGRIVLAVVLGTQFPDLIDKPLAWSLDVLPSGISVAHSIFVSVPLSVLVVLVARRFKMTAVGVAFALGYLSHIPADLFYSGFFFGNYGALQSFLWPISYGPPSSAAGLFSQTWYYLSRFLVYLRRPEAWAYILFEVALLGSAFGLWLSDGKPGVELVKRSVNGIRRSVTR; encoded by the coding sequence ATGTGGCCGTGGGAGCACGTCGCTGTCGGGTACATACTCGTCTCGCTGTGGGCGCGAGTGACGAACAGACGACTCGATGGTCGCATCGTACTCGCGGTCGTACTCGGGACACAGTTTCCCGACCTGATCGACAAGCCCCTCGCGTGGTCGCTAGACGTCCTCCCGAGCGGGATTTCGGTTGCGCACTCGATTTTCGTCTCAGTTCCGCTTTCCGTACTCGTCGTCCTCGTCGCCCGTCGATTCAAGATGACAGCAGTGGGCGTCGCGTTCGCCCTCGGATATCTCTCTCACATCCCCGCAGACCTGTTCTACAGTGGGTTCTTCTTCGGTAATTACGGCGCTCTCCAATCCTTCCTGTGGCCAATTTCGTACGGGCCGCCGTCGTCGGCAGCGGGACTGTTCAGTCAGACGTGGTACTATCTGAGCCGGTTCCTCGTCTACCTCCGCAGACCCGAGGCGTGGGCGTACATACTCTTCGAAGTCGCCTTGCTCGGGAGTGCGTTCGGCCTGTGGCTCAGCGATGGAAAGCCCGGTGTCGAACTCGTGAAACGCTCTGTGAACGGAATTCGTCGAAGCGTTACGCGGTGA
- a CDS encoding DUF354 domain-containing protein, which translates to MRYLFFTNTPAHVHLYKYAVRELQRQGHDVLILGRDYGCTKDLLEYYDLPHEIYGSCGTTKYSLFKSLPFHYVNIFREVRRFKPDLIFGMGGYAAHAGAVSRTPVVLVIDSEPTSLDHLVSRPFAKAILTPHTFGKEISENHYQFRGFKETAYLHPDVYEPSVDIRDELGLDPDEKFVVVRFNAFGSHHDVGHQGFTPERRRELIEMLSAHATVFVLDESKERNDGDVDTRPFDFHPALVHDVLAEADLLVADTQTMVTEAALLGTPAIRSNSFVGENDMGNFIELEAHGLISNLKSFDEVMERAESLLTDDGAKQRWRARRDEFLADKVNLTEVIVQVALSYGAVERIGSLSRHSVPA; encoded by the coding sequence ATGCGCTACCTGTTCTTTACAAACACGCCTGCCCACGTCCACCTCTACAAATACGCTGTCAGAGAACTCCAACGGCAAGGACACGACGTGCTCATCCTCGGCCGTGACTACGGGTGTACGAAAGACCTCCTCGAGTACTACGACCTCCCCCACGAAATCTACGGGTCCTGTGGGACGACCAAGTACTCGCTGTTCAAATCGCTCCCCTTCCACTACGTGAACATCTTCAGGGAAGTCCGTCGGTTCAAGCCGGACCTCATCTTCGGGATGGGTGGATACGCGGCGCACGCGGGTGCCGTGTCGCGGACGCCGGTCGTCCTCGTCATCGACTCTGAGCCGACGTCACTGGACCACCTGGTCTCGCGTCCCTTCGCGAAGGCGATACTGACCCCACACACGTTCGGCAAAGAGATTTCGGAGAACCACTACCAGTTCCGCGGGTTCAAAGAGACGGCGTATCTCCACCCCGACGTGTACGAACCGTCGGTGGATATCCGCGACGAACTGGGCCTCGATCCCGACGAGAAGTTCGTCGTCGTCCGCTTCAACGCGTTCGGCTCCCACCACGACGTCGGCCATCAGGGGTTCACTCCCGAGCGTCGACGAGAACTCATCGAGATGTTGAGTGCCCACGCGACAGTGTTCGTCCTCGACGAGAGCAAAGAACGGAACGACGGCGACGTCGACACGCGTCCGTTCGACTTCCATCCCGCCCTCGTCCACGACGTCTTAGCCGAAGCGGACCTGCTCGTCGCAGACACACAGACCATGGTCACCGAGGCCGCATTGCTCGGGACACCGGCGATTCGGTCGAACTCGTTCGTCGGTGAGAACGATATGGGGAACTTCATCGAACTCGAAGCACACGGACTCATCTCCAACCTCAAATCGTTCGACGAAGTCATGGAACGAGCAGAGTCGTTGCTCACCGACGATGGTGCCAAACAGCGCTGGCGAGCACGCAGAGACGAGTTCCTCGCAGACAAAGTCAACCTGACCGAGGTCATCGTGCAGGTCGCGTTGAGTTACGGGGCCGTCGAGCGGATTGGGTCGCTCTCGCGGCACAGTGTCCCCGCGTGA
- a CDS encoding glycosyltransferase family 4 protein has product MNHNTKLLIVGPRGTGGIDQYITEQRRYLEDRMDVRLYTRYTAPKGEGLERAARMILSSVLAILLFPFQRRPDIVHVHSSHTYSFYRSAFFVLFSAYVWRVPVILHIHGSSFDEFLDTDSVLVRRLQSLVFETVDDVVVLSEYWRGLVSRRASSDKVHVMANAVEPAEYTPTFQADPVHIVFVSNLIERKGIGELLDAIEALESMPDLSFTVSIGGRGPFADRAAAVAEAYDNVEYLGFLSEEEKQDLLSRGTVFVLPTYAEGLPIAMLEGMAGGNAIVTTPVGSIPEVITEDRGILVTPGNSDELTRALARLIADPDGAVRMGRANRALIEERYSWESNANNLVEMYAQAD; this is encoded by the coding sequence ATGAATCACAACACGAAACTCCTCATCGTCGGCCCACGAGGGACCGGGGGTATCGACCAGTACATCACCGAACAGCGCCGGTACCTCGAAGACCGGATGGACGTCCGCCTCTACACGCGGTACACTGCACCCAAAGGGGAGGGTCTCGAACGGGCCGCTCGGATGATTCTCTCGTCGGTTCTGGCGATCCTCCTGTTCCCCTTTCAACGTCGCCCGGACATCGTCCACGTCCACTCGTCACACACGTATTCGTTCTACCGCTCGGCGTTCTTCGTCCTCTTCTCGGCGTACGTCTGGCGCGTTCCCGTAATCCTTCACATCCACGGGTCTTCGTTCGACGAGTTCCTCGACACCGACTCGGTTCTCGTTCGGCGACTCCAGTCACTCGTCTTCGAGACGGTCGACGACGTCGTGGTCCTCTCGGAGTACTGGCGCGGCCTCGTCTCCCGGCGGGCGAGTTCCGACAAGGTACACGTGATGGCTAATGCTGTCGAACCTGCCGAGTATACGCCGACGTTCCAGGCAGACCCTGTCCACATCGTCTTCGTCTCGAACCTCATCGAGCGGAAGGGTATCGGTGAGTTGCTCGACGCCATCGAGGCACTGGAGTCGATGCCCGACCTCTCGTTCACCGTGAGCATCGGTGGCCGTGGCCCCTTCGCCGACCGAGCAGCGGCCGTCGCCGAGGCCTACGACAACGTCGAATATCTCGGGTTCCTCTCGGAAGAGGAAAAACAGGACCTCCTCAGTCGCGGCACTGTGTTCGTCCTGCCAACCTACGCAGAGGGCCTTCCCATCGCGATGTTAGAGGGCATGGCCGGGGGCAACGCCATCGTAACCACGCCTGTCGGGAGTATCCCCGAAGTCATCACCGAAGACCGAGGTATCCTCGTCACTCCTGGGAATTCTGACGAACTGACTCGGGCACTCGCACGTCTCATCGCCGACCCAGACGGAGCGGTTCGAATGGGACGGGCGAACCGCGCGTTGATCGAAGAGCGGTACTCGTGGGAATCCAACGCGAACAACCTCGTAGAGATGTACGCACAAGCGGACTGA
- a CDS encoding FAD-binding oxidoreductase, giving the protein MLRGTLIQPHDKGYHESRAVWNGTIDRHPAIITKCAGTADVIAAVNFAREHDLEVAVRGGGHNVAGTAVCDDGIVIDLSAMRAVWVDPRARTARVQAGALWSDVDHETQPHGLATTGGIVSHTGVAGLTLGGGIGWLMRKHGLTADNLLSADVVTADGEFIRASDDEHADLFWALRGGGGNFGIVTSFEFSLHPVGPAVLAGPVFWAADDTADVLRFYRDFARDAPDELGTVIRFGTIPPLPAVPEELHWRPAVAINTCYAAPVDEGERVLRPLREYGTPLFDLVSSKPYLAHQGGLDSTVPHGWHYYWKSTDLPELSDGLIDVFVDHAFSAESPRSYSVLFHLGGAVSRVDDDATAYTGRNSTHNININGVWRPDEEKKYAESETAWTRRFFDALEPHREGVYVNFLDADDGTQRVRESYGEYTYRRLAKLKNQYDPDNVFHLNQNIEPAV; this is encoded by the coding sequence ATGCTTCGGGGCACCCTGATCCAGCCCCACGACAAGGGCTACCACGAGTCCCGTGCAGTCTGGAACGGGACAATCGATCGCCATCCTGCGATTATCACCAAGTGTGCAGGTACCGCCGATGTGATTGCGGCTGTGAACTTCGCACGGGAACACGACCTCGAAGTCGCGGTACGCGGCGGCGGCCACAATGTTGCCGGTACCGCCGTCTGTGACGACGGCATCGTTATTGATCTCTCAGCGATGCGAGCCGTATGGGTCGACCCCCGTGCGCGGACCGCCCGGGTACAGGCCGGTGCTCTGTGGAGTGATGTCGACCACGAGACCCAGCCTCACGGCTTGGCAACCACGGGCGGCATCGTCAGCCACACCGGCGTCGCTGGACTCACACTCGGCGGTGGGATCGGCTGGTTGATGCGCAAGCACGGCCTCACCGCCGACAACTTACTCTCCGCCGATGTAGTGACCGCCGATGGCGAGTTCATCCGTGCCTCAGACGACGAGCATGCGGACCTGTTCTGGGCGCTCCGAGGTGGCGGCGGAAACTTCGGAATCGTGACTTCCTTCGAGTTCTCCCTCCACCCTGTCGGTCCCGCTGTACTCGCCGGCCCCGTGTTCTGGGCGGCGGACGACACCGCCGACGTGCTACGATTCTATCGTGACTTCGCGCGGGATGCTCCCGACGAGCTTGGCACCGTTATCAGGTTCGGGACTATTCCTCCCCTCCCAGCCGTCCCGGAGGAGCTTCACTGGCGACCCGCCGTGGCCATCAACACCTGCTACGCTGCGCCAGTCGACGAGGGTGAACGCGTCCTCCGACCGTTGCGTGAGTACGGCACACCACTTTTCGACCTGGTCTCCTCCAAGCCCTATCTGGCACACCAAGGCGGGCTCGACAGCACCGTCCCCCATGGATGGCACTACTATTGGAAGTCGACAGACCTGCCGGAGTTGTCCGATGGCCTGATCGACGTGTTCGTCGACCACGCGTTCTCGGCGGAGTCACCTCGCTCGTACTCGGTGCTGTTCCATCTCGGCGGAGCGGTGAGCCGCGTCGATGATGACGCCACCGCCTACACCGGCCGGAACTCGACTCACAACATCAACATCAACGGTGTCTGGCGTCCCGACGAGGAGAAGAAGTACGCCGAGTCGGAAACAGCGTGGACCCGTCGATTCTTCGACGCGCTCGAACCCCACCGAGAGGGGGTCTACGTGAATTTCCTCGATGCGGATGACGGCACGCAACGGGTCCGCGAATCCTACGGTGAGTACACCTACCGGCGTCTCGCCAAGCTCAAGAACCAATACGACCCCGATAACGTGTTCCACCTCAACCAGAACATCGAGCCCGCCGTCTGA
- a CDS encoding cupin domain-containing protein, producing MAPSQAVEVIASTEFDTSEVSPPNTTWEIAFYTDRVLVVRARLGGGDTSGWHTFGEHEVYGVVIEGRARFEYGSRDKDSIDADTGDFFHIPAEVVHRNVNPTGDEQVIIAGFVGSGMPVVSVKEPPLRLPAREPRVAGTDDLIPTGILENLTRLTPFPDAAVQQIRGHATGRIESSWHHHGDNDVFGYVLNGEGYVEWGLGDGERKIAHAGDFFHIPPGLVHRDVNPSDDEQDYLLWLTGTEPRVVHVDEPANSGE from the coding sequence ATGGCTCCTTCGCAAGCCGTCGAAGTGATCGCGAGTACCGAGTTCGACACATCCGAGGTGTCGCCACCGAATACGACCTGGGAGATTGCCTTCTACACGGACCGGGTACTGGTGGTACGTGCCCGCCTCGGCGGTGGCGATACGTCCGGCTGGCACACATTCGGTGAGCACGAGGTGTACGGTGTCGTCATCGAGGGCCGGGCACGGTTCGAATACGGTTCCCGTGATAAGGACAGTATCGACGCGGATACCGGCGACTTTTTTCATATTCCTGCCGAGGTGGTTCATCGAAACGTCAACCCAACCGGCGACGAGCAGGTCATCATCGCGGGGTTCGTCGGTTCCGGGATGCCGGTGGTCTCGGTTAAGGAACCCCCGTTACGACTTCCCGCCCGAGAACCCAGGGTGGCTGGCACGGACGACCTCATCCCAACGGGTATACTTGAGAACCTCACCCGGCTGACACCGTTTCCCGACGCCGCCGTTCAGCAGATCCGTGGCCACGCCACGGGACGAATCGAATCGAGTTGGCATCACCACGGCGACAACGACGTTTTCGGGTACGTGCTCAACGGCGAGGGGTACGTTGAATGGGGACTCGGTGATGGCGAGCGAAAAATCGCTCACGCAGGAGATTTCTTCCATATTCCGCCCGGATTGGTCCACCGTGATGTCAATCCGAGTGACGATGAGCAGGACTACCTCCTCTGGCTTACGGGAACTGAACCACGAGTTGTCCACGTGGATGAGCCAGCCAACAGCGGGGAGTGA